One Microbacterium marinum genomic window carries:
- a CDS encoding siderophore-interacting protein codes for MARASALVKPEVQELLHLTVLRTERLAPHWTRVTLGGGDIERFTPLGYDQWFRIFLPIAGEAGLDRIPAKANRLFGYLKFLRIPDGMRPAMRSYTVRAYRPASQGHGAELDVDFVLHGSGEHAGPASGWAQSAQPGESVVIIDEGLGFNPDRGVGEVVLIADETGAPAVAGICASLPPTATGVALIEAPSADDVLPFDAPAGVEVRWLVREADAAPGSAALAALERLEVASDAHHFIVGEQSLPTSARRHLVANGVDKSAISFIGYWRLDRTATGARATTDAGH; via the coding sequence ATGGCCCGTGCCAGCGCACTCGTGAAGCCCGAGGTGCAGGAACTCCTGCACCTGACCGTCCTGCGCACCGAGCGACTCGCGCCGCACTGGACGCGCGTGACCCTCGGCGGGGGCGACATCGAACGGTTCACGCCCCTCGGGTACGACCAGTGGTTCCGCATCTTCCTGCCCATCGCGGGCGAGGCGGGCCTGGACCGCATTCCCGCGAAGGCGAACAGGCTGTTCGGCTATCTGAAGTTCCTGCGGATCCCCGACGGCATGCGCCCCGCGATGCGCAGCTACACGGTGCGCGCCTACCGCCCGGCATCCCAGGGTCACGGAGCCGAACTCGACGTCGACTTCGTCCTCCACGGCAGCGGCGAGCACGCGGGCCCCGCCTCAGGCTGGGCGCAGTCGGCGCAGCCGGGCGAGAGCGTCGTCATCATCGACGAGGGGCTCGGGTTCAACCCCGACCGCGGGGTGGGCGAGGTCGTCCTCATCGCCGATGAGACCGGCGCGCCCGCCGTCGCCGGCATCTGCGCGTCACTGCCCCCGACCGCCACCGGCGTCGCGCTCATCGAGGCCCCGAGCGCCGACGACGTGCTCCCGTTCGACGCGCCCGCCGGGGTCGAGGTCCGCTGGCTCGTTCGCGAAGCGGATGCCGCGCCCGGCAGCGCCGCCCTCGCCGCGCTCGAGCGGCTCGAGGTGGCATCCGATGCGCACCACTTCATCGTCGGCGAGCAGTCGCTGCCGACCTCGGCGCGGCGCCACCTCGTCGCGAACGGCGTCGACAAGTCGGCGATCAGCTTCATCGGCTACTGGCGCCTCGATCGCACCGCCACCGGCGCCCGCGCGACCACGGATGCGGGGCACTGA
- a CDS encoding GNAT family N-acetyltransferase produces MTEPSIHVTRNDARGRYEISVDGTVAGFTLIRDDDAGRVVLPHTEIDPAFSGRGLGGTLVAHTLADLAARGDTVVPVCPFVVKYLRENEVPGLDVSWRPAADDGNDATDRP; encoded by the coding sequence GTGACCGAGCCGAGCATCCACGTCACCCGAAACGACGCCCGAGGGCGGTACGAGATCTCCGTCGACGGGACCGTCGCGGGGTTCACCCTCATCCGCGACGACGACGCGGGACGCGTCGTGTTGCCGCACACCGAGATCGATCCGGCTTTCAGCGGCCGCGGCCTCGGCGGAACGCTCGTCGCGCACACCCTCGCCGATCTGGCGGCGCGAGGGGACACCGTGGTGCCGGTGTGCCCGTTCGTCGTGAAGTACCTCCGCGAGAACGAGGTCCCGGGGCTGGACGTGTCCTGGCGTCCGGCCGCTGACGACGGCAACGACGCCACGGACCGCCCGTGA
- the tatC gene encoding twin-arginine translocase subunit TatC, whose amino-acid sequence MTAAIAAPSETDRMPRMPWAAHLREARTRGIRAGLALAVAAVLGFVFADPIMDVLRAPIEAVAQTRDASLNYDSVTGAFDLRMKVALFAGIALSSPVWLYELLAFLTPGLTRRERRYTLGFFAAALPLFAAGCATGFVLFPHMVELLTGFAATEDSTILQAATYLDFVMKIVLATGVAFVLPVVLVMLNLLGMLPAATLLRGWRYIVVAIVVFSALVTPAADALSMFLVAVPMSALFGAAIAIAWLHDRRRTVA is encoded by the coding sequence GTGACCGCCGCGATCGCCGCGCCGTCCGAGACCGACCGGATGCCGCGCATGCCGTGGGCCGCGCACCTGCGCGAAGCCCGCACCCGCGGCATCCGTGCCGGTCTGGCGCTGGCGGTCGCGGCCGTTCTCGGTTTCGTGTTCGCCGACCCGATCATGGACGTGCTGCGCGCGCCGATCGAGGCGGTCGCGCAGACGCGCGATGCGAGCCTCAACTACGACAGCGTCACGGGCGCGTTCGATCTGCGTATGAAGGTCGCGCTGTTCGCGGGCATCGCCCTGTCGAGCCCGGTCTGGCTCTACGAGCTGCTCGCCTTCCTCACGCCGGGGCTCACCCGCCGGGAGCGGCGGTACACGCTCGGCTTCTTCGCGGCCGCGCTGCCGCTGTTCGCCGCCGGGTGCGCGACCGGGTTCGTGCTCTTCCCGCACATGGTCGAACTGCTCACCGGGTTCGCCGCCACCGAGGACAGCACGATCCTGCAGGCGGCGACCTACCTCGACTTCGTGATGAAGATCGTGCTCGCGACCGGTGTCGCCTTCGTGCTGCCGGTCGTCCTCGTGATGCTGAACCTGCTCGGCATGCTGCCCGCCGCGACCCTTCTGCGCGGATGGCGGTACATCGTCGTCGCGATCGTCGTGTTCAGCGCGCTCGTGACCCCGGCAGCCGACGCGCTGTCGATGTTCCTCGTCGCGGTCCCGATGTCGGCGCTGTTCGGCGCCGCCATCGCGATCGCCTGGCTGCATGACCGACGAAGGACGGTCGCCTGA
- a CDS encoding energy-coupling factor transporter transmembrane component T, with translation MTAVVDPYAAAAPSRRLLVGLSPLAKLAGPVPAMLVLVFTRDIATPLVFVGLAYLVLLVGAPLTRKVGLLLGLALPAGALVVGLGLSLWVDPMRVDGTATLLTIGGWTLHLGAVEIGLATGVRVAAILALGLIAGLTTTGAELVRASVQQLRVPYRIGYTALAAFRFVPRFAYELEVIRQAHRVRGAHGGRGPFAAIARWWGYVVPLLAGAIRHAERVALAMDSRAFGAHPTRTERTVVPWRRRDTVFVAVCWAASAAILVALFPWTP, from the coding sequence ATGACCGCGGTCGTCGATCCGTATGCCGCGGCCGCGCCGTCGCGGCGGCTCCTCGTCGGGCTGAGCCCGCTCGCGAAGCTCGCCGGCCCCGTGCCCGCGATGCTCGTGCTCGTGTTCACCCGCGACATCGCCACGCCCCTCGTGTTCGTCGGGCTGGCGTACCTGGTGCTGCTCGTCGGGGCGCCGCTCACCCGCAAGGTCGGGCTGCTGCTCGGTCTCGCTCTGCCGGCCGGCGCGCTGGTCGTCGGGCTGGGTCTCTCGCTGTGGGTCGATCCGATGAGGGTCGACGGCACGGCGACCCTCCTCACCATCGGCGGGTGGACCCTGCACCTCGGCGCAGTGGAGATCGGCCTGGCGACCGGCGTGCGCGTCGCGGCGATCCTCGCGCTCGGTCTCATCGCGGGGCTCACCACGACGGGAGCGGAGCTCGTGCGCGCGAGCGTGCAGCAGCTGCGCGTGCCGTACCGCATCGGGTACACCGCGCTCGCGGCGTTCCGGTTCGTGCCGCGGTTCGCGTACGAGCTCGAGGTGATCCGCCAGGCACACCGCGTGCGCGGCGCGCACGGCGGCCGCGGCCCGTTCGCCGCGATCGCCCGCTGGTGGGGGTACGTCGTGCCGCTCCTGGCCGGCGCGATCCGCCACGCCGAGCGCGTCGCGCTCGCGATGGATTCCCGTGCGTTCGGCGCTCATCCGACCCGCACGGAGCGCACGGTCGTGCCGTGGCGCCGGCGCGACACCGTGTTCGTCGCCGTGTGCTGGGCGGCATCCGCGGCGATCCTCGTCGCCCTCTTCCCCTGGACTCCCTGA
- a CDS encoding pirin family protein, which produces MTRLDVDPTETSEAPPACDGPRSLLLEAREVPLGGVRGMTVHRSLPQRELPMVGAWCFLDRFGPQVTTMRVEPHPHIGLQTVTWPFTGETRHRDALGSDVVIKRGQLNIMTSGAGISHSEYSVGDGPVATDALQLWVALPESRRHGARDFERHVDLPVLELDDGAAAMVVVGELAGIRSPATMYTPIVGAEVFLPAGSRVRLPLEPAWEYAVVGVDGAPLVHASDAPTPVGENALLYLGLGRDDVEIETETDATVFLLGGEPFESDIVMWWNFVGRDHDEIVAAREAWEAGTERFGHVVTHGDERIPAPPMPTVRLTQRRRRS; this is translated from the coding sequence GTGACCCGGCTCGACGTCGACCCGACGGAGACCTCCGAGGCGCCGCCCGCCTGCGACGGGCCGCGGAGCCTCCTGCTCGAGGCTCGTGAGGTGCCGCTCGGCGGCGTCCGCGGGATGACCGTCCACCGCAGCCTGCCGCAGCGGGAGCTGCCGATGGTGGGCGCCTGGTGCTTCCTCGACCGGTTCGGCCCGCAGGTGACGACGATGCGCGTCGAGCCGCACCCACACATCGGCCTGCAGACGGTGACCTGGCCGTTCACCGGCGAGACCCGCCACCGCGACGCGTTGGGCTCCGACGTCGTCATCAAGCGGGGGCAGCTCAACATCATGACCAGCGGCGCGGGCATCTCCCACTCCGAGTACTCCGTCGGCGACGGCCCCGTTGCCACCGATGCGCTCCAGCTGTGGGTCGCGCTGCCGGAGTCCCGTCGCCACGGCGCGCGCGACTTCGAGCGGCACGTCGACCTGCCGGTTCTCGAGCTGGACGACGGCGCGGCGGCGATGGTCGTGGTCGGCGAGCTCGCCGGCATCCGCTCCCCCGCCACCATGTACACGCCCATCGTCGGTGCCGAGGTCTTCCTCCCCGCAGGTTCGCGCGTGCGTCTGCCACTCGAGCCGGCGTGGGAGTACGCCGTCGTCGGCGTGGACGGAGCCCCGCTCGTCCACGCGTCGGATGCCCCGACGCCGGTGGGCGAGAACGCTTTGCTCTACCTCGGTCTCGGCCGGGACGATGTCGAGATCGAGACCGAGACGGATGCCACGGTGTTCCTCCTCGGCGGCGAGCCGTTCGAGAGCGACATCGTCATGTGGTGGAACTTCGTCGGCCGCGATCACGACGAGATCGTGGCGGCGCGCGAGGCGTGGGAGGCGGGCACGGAGCGGTTCGGCCACGTCGTGACCCACGGCGACGAGCGCATCCCGGCGCCGCCGATGCCGACCGTCCGCCTCACTCAGCGACGACGGCGGAGCTGA
- a CDS encoding ECF transporter S component has translation MARTLSTRVLLVCAAIGVATGILGGIAGLLTPVVLVAAPFAYGLVLGSHVLPGIIAQQVFRLPLVALTTHLLAALVATAANPAWIGRFIGTALLFGAIQEGIAALTRYRAWGAWRFLLSGAIVGVVVAVVVFFVADLATLPPWAQITYLAISVLGPVAWTAAGLAVGEQLRRAGVARRL, from the coding sequence GTGGCCCGGACCCTCTCGACGCGTGTGCTCCTCGTCTGCGCCGCGATCGGTGTCGCGACGGGAATCCTCGGCGGGATCGCGGGCCTGCTGACGCCCGTCGTCCTCGTCGCCGCGCCGTTCGCCTACGGGCTCGTCCTCGGCTCGCACGTCCTGCCCGGGATCATCGCGCAGCAGGTCTTCCGGCTGCCGCTGGTCGCGCTCACGACCCACCTGCTCGCCGCTCTCGTCGCCACCGCCGCCAACCCGGCCTGGATCGGTCGCTTCATCGGGACCGCCCTCCTGTTCGGCGCGATCCAGGAGGGCATAGCCGCGCTGACCCGGTACCGCGCGTGGGGCGCGTGGCGGTTCCTGCTCTCCGGCGCGATCGTGGGCGTCGTGGTCGCCGTCGTCGTCTTCTTCGTCGCCGACCTGGCGACGCTGCCCCCGTGGGCGCAGATCACCTATCTCGCCATCTCGGTGCTCGGCCCCGTCGCCTGGACGGCGGCAGGGCTCGCCGTCGGTGAGCAGCTGCGCCGCGCCGGCGTCGCCCGCCGGCTCTGA
- a CDS encoding Sec-independent protein translocase subunit TatA/TatB, with protein MLQNLTGWHALIVLAIVLLIFGAAKLPALARSVGQSVRILKQESTDAASDDPVPPTTAVPVAPAVPVAPAVPVAPAVPVAASVPPTPSTP; from the coding sequence ATGCTGCAGAACCTCACCGGCTGGCACGCCCTGATCGTGCTCGCCATCGTCCTCCTCATCTTCGGCGCCGCGAAGCTTCCCGCCCTCGCCCGGAGCGTGGGCCAGTCCGTGCGCATCCTGAAGCAGGAGAGCACTGACGCCGCGTCCGACGACCCGGTGCCGCCGACGACCGCCGTGCCCGTCGCACCCGCCGTCCCCGTCGCACCCGCCGTCCCCGTCGCACCCGCCGTGCCCGTCGCGGCGTCCGTCCCGCCGACCCCCTCGACGCCGTGA
- a CDS encoding twin-arginine translocase TatA/TatE family subunit, whose protein sequence is MFGLSAEKLVLVAFLAAMIIGPSRLPALAQRLGELIRALRSIVDAARARAESEVGLTADNWRSLDPRQYDPRRIVREAFLPEATEVKPEPGAGSETTPRARSTRVTGSSGHPRRLFDPAPAGRSPVDAPVSSAVVAE, encoded by the coding sequence ATGTTCGGGCTCAGCGCCGAGAAGCTCGTGCTCGTGGCGTTCCTGGCGGCGATGATCATCGGCCCGAGCCGGCTTCCGGCGCTCGCACAGCGTCTCGGCGAGCTGATCCGTGCGCTCCGCAGCATCGTGGATGCCGCGCGGGCACGCGCCGAGAGCGAGGTCGGTCTCACCGCCGACAACTGGCGCTCCCTCGACCCGCGGCAGTACGACCCGCGGCGCATCGTCCGCGAGGCGTTCCTGCCCGAGGCGACCGAGGTGAAGCCCGAGCCCGGCGCCGGCTCGGAGACGACGCCCCGCGCGCGGTCGACCCGGGTCACCGGCAGCTCGGGGCATCCGCGCCGACTGTTCGATCCGGCACCCGCGGGCCGGTCGCCGGTCGACGCCCCCGTCAGCTCCGCCGTCGTCGCTGAGTGA
- a CDS encoding carbon starvation CstA family protein produces the protein MSAPSRRGKDTTLDPDAGVRPDPSLPPVALTEEQKTKDGRWTPLKIVIWTAIALLGGLGWTMLAIVRGETVNAIWFVFAAVATYLIGYRFYSKVIEKHLLRPDDRRATPAEVKSDGKDYVPTDRRVLYGHHFAAIAGAGPLVGPVLAAQMGFLPGTIWIIVGVVLAGAVQDYTVLFFSMRRGGRTIGQMARQELGKIGGTAAIVASLLIMLIIVAILALVVVNALGESPWGIFSVSMTIPIALFMGLYLRYFRPGKVTEVSIIGFILLIGAIVAGGWVAETAWGQEYLHLDRTVIAWGIIIYGFIAAILPVWLLLAPRDYLSTFMKIGVIVMLAGAIVLVRPEITVPAVTDFALEGTGPVFAGPLFPFLFVTIACGALSGFHALISSGTTPKLVEKERQTRFIGYGGMIMESFVAIMALVAAISIDQGIYYAMNASAAATQGTVEGAVAFVNSLGITGVNLTPEMLTSTAAAVGEESIVSRTGGAPTLALGLAHIMQQALGGPAMMAFWYHFAIMFEALFILTAVDAGTRVARFMLQDSIGAWVPKFRDVSWRPGVWITTAIMVAGWGAILILGVTDPLGGINTFFPLFGIANQLLAAIALAVVLAIVAKRGRSYVKWLWIIGLPLAFAAVVTITASGYKIFSPNPAIGYWANHIKYRDALASGDTTLGTPEVMGAVIRNTFVQGTLSIVFVVLAIVVIVASVLVTIAAIRRGGGDNNEDEPTPSRRFAPAGFVTTSSERALEKEWEPILADERAANRH, from the coding sequence ATGTCTGCACCGTCGCGCCGTGGCAAGGACACCACGCTCGACCCGGATGCCGGAGTCCGACCGGATCCGTCGCTTCCCCCTGTCGCCCTCACCGAGGAACAGAAGACCAAGGACGGTCGCTGGACCCCGCTGAAGATCGTCATCTGGACGGCCATCGCGCTGCTCGGCGGGCTCGGCTGGACGATGCTCGCCATCGTCCGCGGCGAGACCGTCAATGCCATCTGGTTCGTGTTCGCGGCCGTCGCGACCTACCTGATCGGCTACCGCTTCTACTCCAAGGTCATCGAGAAGCACCTTCTGCGGCCCGATGACCGGCGCGCGACGCCCGCCGAGGTCAAGTCGGACGGCAAGGACTACGTCCCCACCGACCGCCGCGTCCTCTACGGCCACCACTTCGCCGCCATCGCCGGCGCCGGTCCGCTCGTGGGTCCCGTGCTCGCCGCGCAGATGGGCTTCCTCCCCGGCACGATCTGGATCATCGTCGGCGTCGTGCTCGCCGGCGCGGTGCAGGACTACACCGTGCTGTTCTTCTCGATGCGCCGCGGCGGACGCACGATCGGCCAGATGGCCCGCCAGGAGCTCGGCAAGATCGGCGGCACCGCCGCGATCGTGGCATCTCTGCTGATCATGCTGATCATCGTGGCGATCCTCGCGCTCGTCGTCGTCAACGCCCTCGGCGAGAGCCCGTGGGGCATCTTCTCGGTCTCGATGACCATCCCGATCGCCCTCTTCATGGGTCTGTACCTGCGGTACTTCCGTCCCGGCAAGGTCACCGAGGTCTCGATCATCGGCTTCATCCTGCTGATCGGCGCGATCGTTGCCGGCGGCTGGGTCGCCGAGACGGCCTGGGGTCAGGAGTACCTGCACCTCGACCGGACGGTCATCGCGTGGGGCATCATCATCTACGGCTTCATCGCCGCGATCCTCCCCGTCTGGCTGCTGCTCGCTCCGCGTGACTACCTGTCGACCTTCATGAAGATCGGCGTCATCGTCATGCTCGCCGGCGCGATCGTGCTCGTCCGTCCCGAGATCACGGTGCCGGCGGTGACCGACTTCGCACTCGAGGGCACCGGGCCCGTGTTCGCCGGGCCGCTCTTCCCCTTCCTGTTCGTCACCATCGCCTGCGGTGCCCTCTCCGGGTTCCACGCGCTGATCTCGTCGGGCACGACCCCGAAGCTCGTCGAGAAGGAGCGCCAGACGCGCTTCATCGGGTACGGCGGCATGATCATGGAGTCGTTCGTCGCGATCATGGCCCTCGTCGCCGCGATCTCGATCGACCAGGGCATCTACTACGCGATGAACGCGTCGGCCGCCGCCACGCAGGGCACCGTGGAGGGTGCCGTCGCCTTCGTGAACTCGCTCGGCATCACCGGGGTCAACCTCACGCCCGAGATGCTGACGAGCACCGCGGCCGCGGTCGGCGAGGAGTCGATCGTCTCGCGTACCGGTGGCGCCCCGACCCTGGCACTGGGTCTCGCGCACATCATGCAGCAGGCCCTCGGCGGCCCCGCGATGATGGCGTTCTGGTACCACTTCGCGATCATGTTCGAGGCGCTGTTCATCCTCACCGCCGTCGACGCCGGCACCCGTGTCGCGCGCTTCATGCTGCAGGACTCGATCGGTGCGTGGGTCCCCAAGTTCCGTGACGTCTCGTGGCGTCCTGGCGTCTGGATCACGACAGCGATCATGGTCGCCGGCTGGGGAGCGATCCTCATCCTCGGCGTGACCGACCCGCTCGGCGGCATCAACACGTTCTTCCCGCTGTTCGGCATCGCCAACCAACTGCTCGCCGCGATCGCGCTCGCCGTGGTCCTCGCGATCGTGGCCAAGCGAGGCCGCAGCTACGTGAAGTGGCTGTGGATCATCGGGCTGCCCCTCGCATTCGCCGCAGTGGTGACCATCACGGCCTCGGGGTACAAGATCTTCTCCCCGAACCCGGCCATCGGCTACTGGGCGAACCACATCAAGTACCGCGACGCGCTGGCATCCGGCGACACGACGCTCGGGACTCCCGAGGTCATGGGCGCCGTCATCCGCAACACCTTCGTGCAGGGCACCCTGTCGATCGTGTTCGTGGTGCTCGCGATCGTCGTGATCGTGGCATCCGTCCTCGTCACCATCGCCGCGATCCGACGCGGCGGCGGCGACAACAACGAGGACGAGCCGACTCCTTCGCGTCGCTTCGCCCCCGCCGGGTTCGTGACGACCTCCTCCGAGCGTGCGCTCGAGAAGGAGTGGGAGCCGATCCTCGCCGACGAGCGCGCGGCGAACCGGCACTGA
- a CDS encoding energy-coupling factor transporter ATPase has product MTSAAPGNAAAEAPRDRPTPPPLLRVRDLAVTHEGEDAATPASVTFEVAPGEVVLVLGPSGSGKSTLALTLNGLIPHAVPARLTGSVLVHGTDTTAASVASLARHVGMVFQDPDAQLITGTLRDDVAFGPENLLLPVDEVLGRTERALRQVGLWERRDENPDRLSGGGKQRLAIASALAMGSDLLVLDEPTANLDPAGIDDVYDALRTVVADGRSILLVEHNLDAAVQLTDRVVVLDADGRTVAVGGVDAVLRDRAEELHDLGVWLPVSTMAALSLQRVGWSFERMPLTPAELREALEAAEAPAGWAPRDGVPNAGGTGASGLDGAESAAFSLPSAQLTHETTAAPVIDVRGLTLQRGRRPVLHDVALQVGAGEFVAVVGANGAGKTSLVQAIAGVIPPPRGTVSVGGADPARTALRDLSRRIGFVFQNPEHQFISHTVFDELAHGLRGRGLPTDEVRARTMAMLERFGLAGKADVHPFLLSGGQKRRLSVGTALIGGAPILALDEPTFGQDRARADELLRLLRELNAAGTTVLVVTHDMQLVAEYARRTIVVGDGRIVADAATADVFADEALLRAQGLRLPPLRAALSGVTRHPRFATVTALSELAGADA; this is encoded by the coding sequence GTGACCTCTGCCGCTCCCGGCAACGCCGCGGCCGAGGCGCCGCGCGACCGCCCGACGCCCCCGCCGCTGCTGCGCGTGCGCGACCTCGCGGTCACACACGAGGGCGAAGACGCCGCGACCCCGGCATCTGTGACCTTCGAGGTCGCACCAGGGGAGGTCGTCCTCGTGCTCGGGCCGAGCGGATCGGGCAAGTCGACCCTCGCGCTCACGCTGAACGGACTCATCCCCCACGCCGTTCCCGCCCGCCTCACCGGCTCGGTGCTCGTCCACGGGACGGACACCACCGCGGCATCCGTCGCCTCGCTCGCGCGCCACGTGGGCATGGTCTTCCAGGACCCCGACGCGCAGCTGATCACCGGGACCCTCCGCGACGACGTGGCGTTCGGCCCCGAGAACCTCCTGCTGCCGGTCGACGAGGTCTTGGGGCGCACCGAGCGGGCACTCCGGCAGGTCGGTCTGTGGGAGCGGCGCGACGAGAACCCCGACCGCCTGTCGGGCGGCGGGAAGCAGCGGCTCGCGATCGCGTCGGCGCTTGCGATGGGGTCCGACCTGCTCGTCCTCGACGAGCCGACCGCCAACCTCGACCCCGCCGGCATCGACGACGTGTACGACGCCCTCCGCACCGTCGTGGCCGACGGCCGCTCGATCCTGCTCGTCGAGCACAACCTCGACGCGGCGGTGCAGCTCACCGACCGAGTCGTGGTGCTCGACGCCGACGGACGGACGGTCGCCGTCGGCGGAGTCGACGCGGTTCTGCGGGACCGCGCCGAGGAGTTGCACGACCTCGGCGTGTGGCTGCCGGTCTCGACGATGGCGGCGCTGTCGCTGCAGCGGGTCGGCTGGTCGTTCGAACGGATGCCGCTGACCCCCGCCGAACTGCGCGAGGCCCTGGAGGCTGCGGAGGCGCCGGCCGGGTGGGCGCCGCGCGACGGCGTGCCGAATGCAGGTGGAACGGGCGCCTCCGGCCTCGACGGCGCCGAAAGCGCGGCTTTCTCCCTGCCTTCGGCACAGCTCACGCACGAGACCACCGCCGCGCCCGTCATCGATGTGCGGGGTCTCACCCTGCAGCGGGGCCGCCGGCCGGTGCTGCACGACGTGGCACTGCAGGTCGGTGCCGGGGAGTTCGTCGCTGTCGTCGGCGCGAACGGCGCCGGAAAGACGAGCCTCGTCCAGGCGATCGCGGGGGTGATCCCGCCGCCGCGCGGCACCGTCTCCGTGGGCGGCGCAGATCCCGCTCGCACGGCGCTGCGCGACCTGTCCCGCCGGATCGGCTTCGTGTTCCAGAATCCCGAGCACCAGTTCATCTCGCACACGGTGTTCGACGAGCTCGCGCACGGTCTCCGCGGCCGAGGCCTGCCCACCGACGAGGTGCGGGCGCGCACCATGGCGATGCTCGAGCGCTTCGGCCTCGCCGGCAAGGCGGACGTGCACCCCTTCCTGCTCTCGGGCGGGCAGAAGCGGCGCCTCTCCGTCGGGACGGCGCTCATCGGCGGGGCGCCGATCCTCGCGCTCGACGAGCCGACGTTCGGGCAGGACCGCGCCCGCGCCGACGAACTGCTCCGTCTGCTGCGGGAGCTGAACGCCGCCGGGACGACCGTCCTCGTCGTCACGCACGACATGCAGCTGGTCGCCGAGTACGCTCGCCGCACGATCGTCGTCGGTGATGGTCGGATCGTGGCGGATGCCGCCACCGCCGACGTCTTCGCCGACGAGGCGCTGCTGCGCGCACAGGGCCTCCGCCTGCCGCCGCTGCGCGCCGCACTGTCCGGCGTGACGCGGCATCCGCGGTTCGCGACGGTGACCGCCCTGTCGGAACTGGCGGGGGCGGACGCATGA
- a CDS encoding intradiol ring-cleavage dioxygenase, with translation MSRIPEPTQTPDGPAYEGRLLARPDDEVVDQGAGFDLRTLVSRRGVLGLVGVGAGTMVLAACAPTSSATPTATATASSSPSASATATPTPTATAVTLPSGEIPDETAGPYPGDGSNGPDVLEESGIVRADIRTDIGGTTAVDGVALTFTLTVTDMANGDAPFENVAVYAWHCDAEGRYSMYSSGVEDNTWLRGVQVADANGQVTFTSIVPGCYAGRWPHIHFEVYPDVDAITDSTNAIATSQLAVPEDILAGIYALPAYDGSSQNLSQISLDSDNVFGEDGGELQLATVSGDLDTGYVASLVVRVDTTTEPSGGSAPGGRP, from the coding sequence ATGAGCCGCATCCCCGAACCCACCCAGACCCCCGACGGCCCCGCCTACGAAGGCCGGCTGCTCGCCCGACCCGACGACGAGGTCGTCGACCAGGGCGCCGGCTTCGACCTGCGCACGCTCGTCAGCCGCCGCGGTGTGCTCGGACTCGTGGGGGTCGGCGCCGGGACGATGGTGCTCGCCGCCTGCGCGCCCACCTCGAGTGCGACGCCCACGGCGACCGCCACCGCGTCGAGCTCGCCGAGCGCCTCCGCCACGGCGACGCCGACGCCGACGGCCACGGCCGTGACGCTTCCCTCCGGCGAGATCCCCGACGAGACCGCGGGTCCCTACCCGGGCGACGGATCGAACGGACCCGATGTGCTCGAGGAGAGCGGCATCGTGCGCGCCGACATCCGCACCGACATCGGAGGGACGACGGCGGTCGACGGCGTCGCACTGACCTTCACCCTCACCGTCACCGACATGGCGAACGGCGACGCGCCGTTCGAGAACGTCGCCGTCTACGCCTGGCACTGCGACGCCGAGGGCCGGTACTCGATGTACTCCTCCGGCGTCGAGGACAACACCTGGCTGCGCGGTGTGCAGGTCGCCGACGCGAACGGGCAGGTGACCTTCACCTCGATCGTTCCCGGCTGCTATGCCGGCCGATGGCCGCACATCCACTTCGAGGTCTACCCCGATGTCGATGCGATCACCGACTCGACGAACGCCATCGCGACCTCGCAGCTCGCCGTCCCCGAAGACATCCTCGCGGGCATCTACGCACTGCCGGCGTACGACGGCTCGTCGCAGAACCTCTCGCAGATCAGCCTCGACAGCGACAACGTCTTCGGGGAAGACGGCGGCGAACTCCAGCTCGCCACCGTGTCGGGTGACCTCGACACCGGTTATGTCGCGTCGCTCGTCGTCCGCGTCGACACCACCACCGAGCCCTCCGGCGGGTCCGCGCCCGGCGGCCGCCCCTGA